The Nitrobacter hamburgensis X14 genome contains the following window.
AGCACTGGGGCGTGCCGTTCTCGCGCACCGAAGAGGGCAAGATCTACCAGCGCCCGTTCGGCGGCATGACCATCGATTACGGCAAGAGCCAGGCCCAGCGCACCTGCGCCGCCGCCGACCGCACCGGCCACGCCATGCTGCACACGATGTACGGCCAGGCGCTGCGCCACGCCGCCGAATTCTTCATCGAGTTCTTCGCCATCGACCTCATCATGGACGATCAGGGCGTCTGCCGCGGCGTGATCGCGCTGAAGCTCGACGACGGCACGCTGCACCGCTTCCGCGCCCAGACCACCATTCTGGCCACCGGCGGCTACGGGCGCGCCTATGCCTCCTGCACCTCGGCGCACATCTGCACCGGCGACGGCGGCGGCATGGCGCTACGCGCCGGCCTGCCGCTGCAGGACATGGAGTTCGTCCAGTTCCACCCGACCGGCATCTACGGTTCGGGCTGCCTCGTCACCGAAGGCGCGCGCGGTGAAGGCGGCTACCTCGTCAACGCCGAGGGCGAGCGCTTCATGGAACGCTATGCGCCCTCCGCCAAGGACCTCGCCTCGCGCGACGTCGTCTCGCGCGCGATGACGATCGAAATTCGCGAAGGCCGCGGCGTCGGCAAGAAGAAAGACCACATCTTCCTGCACCTCGACCATCTCGACCCGAAAGTGCTGCACGAGCGGCTGCCGGGTATTTCGGAGTCGGTGAAGATCTTCGCCGGCGTCGACGTGACCCGCGAGCCGATCCCGATCTTGCCGACCGTGCACTACAACATGGGCGGCATCCCAACCAACTACCATGGCGAAGTCGTCACCAAAAAGACCGGCGACGACAATGCGCTCGTGCCGGGCCTGATGGCGGTGGGCGAAGCCGCCTGCGTCTCCGTGCACGGAGCCAACCGCCTCGGCTCCAACTCGCTGATCGATCTCGTGGTGTTCGGCCGCGCCGCCGCCCTGCACTGCGCCGAAAAGCTCACCGCCAATGCCAGGCAGCCCGATCTCCCCGCGAACTCCGGCGAGATGGCGCTCAGTCGCCTCGACCGGTTTCGCTACGCCTCCGGCGGTACGCCGACCGCCAGGCTGCGCGAGAGCATGCAACGTGTGATGCAGGCCAACTGCGCGGTTTTCCGCACCCACGACATCCTGACGGAGGGTCAGAAACTGATCCACGAAGTCCATGACGGGATCGCCGACGTCGCCGTGTTCGATCGCTCGCTGGTGTGGAACACGGACCTGATGGAGACGATGGAATACGACAACCTCATCTCCCAGGCGGTGGTGACGATGGATTCCGCCGCCAACCGTACCGAGAGCCGCGGCGCCCATGCGCGCGAGGACTATCCCGATCGCGACGATCAGAACTGGATGAAGCATTCGCTGGCGCGGCTGAGCGATCGCGGCGTCACCACGATCGACTACCGCCCGGTGCACGACTACACCATGACCAACGACGTTCAGTCCATTCCGCCGAAGGCGCGGGTGTATTGAACTGAAACGAAGCACCATCCGCGGGCTTGACCGACCTTCACGAAGCAAATGGACGCCGGGTCAACTCCGGCTATGACGGACAGACAGCAAGGGCAGACCGATGGCTAACTTCGCGCTTCCGAGAAATTCAAAGGCCACCGGCGGCAAGACCTGGCCGAAGCCTGAAGGCGCGACCGAAACGCGCGAATTCAGGGTCTATCGCTGGAACCCCGACGACGACAAGAATCCCAGCATCGATACCTATTATGTCGATGTCAACGAGTGCGGCCCGAGGGTGCTCGACGGCCTGATCTGGATCAAGGACCACATCGACCCGACGCTGACCTTCCGCCGCTCCTGCCGCGAAGGCGTGTGCGGCTCCTGCGCCATGAACATCGATGGCCAGAATACGCTGGCCTGCACCACGTCGATGCACGACTTGGCCGGCGGCGTGGTAAAGATCAATCCGCTGCCGCATCAGCCAGTCGTGAAGGACCTCGTTCCCGACCTGACAAATTTTTACGCGCAATACGCCTCGATCGAGCCGTGGCTGAAGACCACCACGCCGACGCCGCAGAAGGAATGGTTGCAGAGCCACGAGGACCGCGAAAAGCTCGACGGCCTCTACGAGTGCATCCTGTGTGCCTGCTGCTCGACAGCATGCCCGAGCTATTGGTGGAACAGCGATCGCTTCCTCGGCCCCGCCGCGCTGCTGCAGGCGGCGCGATGGGTCACCGATTCGCGCGACGAAGCCACCGGCGAACGTCTCGACTATCTCGAGGATCCGTTCCGGCTCTATCGTTGCCACACCATCCTGAATTGCACCAAGGCCTGTCCGAAAAAACTGAACCCGGCGGAGGCTATTGCCATGCTGAAGCGAAAGCTGGTCGAGCGGCAGGTCTGAGCGCCGGCGCGCATGGCATTTCGCGGTGAAGTGGAAACCGGTTCACCGCAAGGAAATAGGACCGCTCAATAGCTTAAAGCGCCCGTTCTGATTCGGTCAGAACGGTATGCGCGCTGACGGCCGGTGAGCAGGCACGCCTCAATCCGTGATCACCATGGCCCAGAAGCGCCGATAGGGCGATGACGGCTTTGCAACCGACGCGACGCCGACACGCCGCGCGCTCGACATCCGAAGATTGGCGCGATGCCCGCTGCTCGCATCCCATTGCCTGATCGTTTCCGCGCAGGTCGGAAAACCAGCCGCGACATTCTCGGCTGCCAGCCGGCGATGGACGGGCGCGATCCTAACAAAGAAGTTGCCATTCACGTTATGGCTGACCGTTCCCGCCCGCGCCATCGCCGCGGCCTGCTTCCGCGCGATCCGATCGAGCGCCGCATCGGCGCGAACGGCTGACAGCCCATGGGCGCGGCGATAGGCGCTGATCTCGGTGGCGCAGCCGCCGCTCCGGAACATCACGCCATGCGAACCGTTAGCACTGCAAGAGGCACGAACATCAAAAGTCATGGAAATAGCGATCACAGGTTGCTGCAAAGACCTGTCAACTTCGGAAATGGAGACCCGCGATGGGTGATGAACCGACGGAAGTGCCGCCCGTCGAACCGGGCCGTCCGGCGGAGCCGCCGCGCGAAGATCCGCCGGGTCATCCGCAGCCCGGTCCCGATGTGCCACCGCCGATGCACGAGCCGGAATCGCCCGCGCCTCCGCAGGAATTGCCCGGCCAAATGCCGGACGAATTGCCCACACCGAGCCCACCGACTCCGCCCGCGCAGCCCCCTGCGACCGATGTGCTCACATAGCAAAGGCATCTGTACTCACGAGCAAGGCATCGCCTGCGAATGACGCACGATCTGAATGCGCTATGAATGCCGTGCGCATTTCAGCAGCGCGTTCCGAAAATAAAATCCGTCTTCGCTGCCGATCGCTGCCACATTACAGCCTTATCGCTATCCGTTGATCGCGCCCCCGCCACCATCGGCCAGCAGACTTCGCGTTTGTCGCCGAATTTTTTGTTGGGATAATAATTGTCATGACGAACTTTCGCCTGGTGCTGCTGGCCACGTCGGCTCTCACTGTCGCGTCGTTGACGGCGCCGCCGTTGCACGCGCAATCCGCGCCGGTCCAACTCGCGCAGGCTGCGCCATCCACCGAAAAGGCCGCGCCATCCGCCGAAAGCGGAAATGAGACAAAGCGGAAAGAATCGCCGCCGAAAGGTCCTGCTCCGAAAGCTGCACCCGCTCATCCGGCGCCGCCGCCCGGCGCGCCCGAGAGACCCGCTGCTCCCCCGCCTCATGCAGCGCCGCCCCATGCGCCGCCTCCACCGGCTGCCGCACGGCCAGCCGCGCCACCGCCTCCGCATGTGACCCCGCCGACGGCTACTCCACCACGGCCGGCGACACCGCCGCCGCACGCAACGCCTCCCGCTGCTCCGGCCGCGCCGAAAGCCGCGCCCGCGCCAAAACCGGCGACACCTCCGGTGGCCCCGAAACCGCCCGCGCCCCCGACCGCCGCACCGCCGCCATCCCCGTCGAAGGGCACGACACCTCCGCCGCCGGCCGCGACAAAATCAGCCCCGACGACGCCCGCTCCGCAACCACAAACCACGTCACCCTCGACGCCGCCTGCCAACGGGGAGCCGAATGCGACACGTCGCGACGAGCGAGGCCGGAGCGGACCCGGCCGCGAGCATGGCGGGCCTGGAGGTCCCGGTGACCACCGCAAGGGCGCAGCACCCGCGCAAACGACCCCGGCGCCCGGCAGCACGACCCCGGCAGCGCCAGACGTGACCCCGACTTCGCCGCGCGCAACGCCGGCCACGCCTTCCGCACCGGTGGCTTCGCCCGCGGCCACGCCGCCGAGCGGCGCCGCGGCGCCAGCGGCCGCCACCCCACCAACCGGCCCCGCCGGGACCAAAGCGGGTACTCCGCCGTCCACCCCCGGCGGCCAGACCGCGCTGCCACCGGGCGCGCCGGTCTCCCGTCACGGGCCGCCCACCGTCACGACGCCGCTACCGCCGCCGCCGACGAGCGCGCAGGCGCTGAAGCCGATCGCGCCGGACGCAGCACGGCAGGGGCCACGCAACATCGAGGCGTTCCGCTCCGAGCGTCGCCAGACCGAACAGGGCGGCCGCACCATCATCACCGAGCCGGGCCGCGTCATCGTGCGCGATCCGAGCGGCCAGTCGTTCATCCGGCACAATGAAGAAGACCGCTTCCGCTATGGCGCGCGCGACATCCGGCAGGAGCGTGTCGGCAACGACACCCGCACCGTCGTGGTGCGGCCGGACGGCACGCAGATCATCACCGTCAACGATCGCGACGGCCGGATGCTGCGGCGAATCCGCCGCGACCAGCGTGGCCAGGAAGTCGTCATCATCGACAACAGCTATCGCGACGACGATCACCGCCGCGGTGGCCGAGGCGGCTCGATCGCGGCCGGTGTCGCCGCCGGCCT
Protein-coding sequences here:
- a CDS encoding CAP domain-containing protein; the protein is MFRSGGCATEISAYRRAHGLSAVRADAALDRIARKQAAAMARAGTVSHNVNGNFFVRIAPVHRRLAAENVAAGFPTCAETIRQWDASSGHRANLRMSSARRVGVASVAKPSSPYRRFWAMVITD
- the sdhA gene encoding succinate dehydrogenase flavoprotein subunit — encoded protein: MAVNGSAAAAANGKAYPIEDHTYDVVVVGAGGAGLRATVGCGKAGLRTACITKVFPTRSHTVAAQGGISASLGNMHKDDWRWHMYDTVKGSDWLGDQDCIEYMVRNAPEAVYELEHWGVPFSRTEEGKIYQRPFGGMTIDYGKSQAQRTCAAADRTGHAMLHTMYGQALRHAAEFFIEFFAIDLIMDDQGVCRGVIALKLDDGTLHRFRAQTTILATGGYGRAYASCTSAHICTGDGGGMALRAGLPLQDMEFVQFHPTGIYGSGCLVTEGARGEGGYLVNAEGERFMERYAPSAKDLASRDVVSRAMTIEIREGRGVGKKKDHIFLHLDHLDPKVLHERLPGISESVKIFAGVDVTREPIPILPTVHYNMGGIPTNYHGEVVTKKTGDDNALVPGLMAVGEAACVSVHGANRLGSNSLIDLVVFGRAAALHCAEKLTANARQPDLPANSGEMALSRLDRFRYASGGTPTARLRESMQRVMQANCAVFRTHDILTEGQKLIHEVHDGIADVAVFDRSLVWNTDLMETMEYDNLISQAVVTMDSAANRTESRGAHAREDYPDRDDQNWMKHSLARLSDRGVTTIDYRPVHDYTMTNDVQSIPPKARVY
- a CDS encoding succinate dehydrogenase iron-sulfur subunit, whose product is MANFALPRNSKATGGKTWPKPEGATETREFRVYRWNPDDDKNPSIDTYYVDVNECGPRVLDGLIWIKDHIDPTLTFRRSCREGVCGSCAMNIDGQNTLACTTSMHDLAGGVVKINPLPHQPVVKDLVPDLTNFYAQYASIEPWLKTTTPTPQKEWLQSHEDREKLDGLYECILCACCSTACPSYWWNSDRFLGPAALLQAARWVTDSRDEATGERLDYLEDPFRLYRCHTILNCTKACPKKLNPAEAIAMLKRKLVERQV
- a CDS encoding OmpA family protein, whose translation is MTPTSPRATPATPSAPVASPAATPPSGAAAPAAATPPTGPAGTKAGTPPSTPGGQTALPPGAPVSRHGPPTVTTPLPPPPTSAQALKPIAPDAARQGPRNIEAFRSERRQTEQGGRTIITEPGRVIVRDPSGQSFIRHNEEDRFRYGARDIRQERVGNDTRTVVVRPDGTQIITVNDRDGRMLRRIRRDQRGQEVVIIDNSYRDDDHRRGGRGGSIAAGVAAGLVAGAIGGYFVTLPPPVITIPRDRYIVEAEDAPPEVIYDTLIAPPVERIDRRYTLDEVRYSPMVRARMPSIDLDTITFATGSWDIPPDQAAKLRVIADGINRAISRNPSEVFLIEGHTDAVGNDVDNLSLSDRRAQSAAELLTQQFQVPPENLVTQGYGEQNLKVETDGPSRENRRVTVRRITPLLDGGQASASPPPRR